TTCCAGAAACCCCCGCATTTGGCACTAGCAGCGATTTAAACTTCATCTTAGTATAATCGGCGGTCAGTTTGAACGGTTTTTCCAGGGCGTCCAGCCCCACATCCTCGTACGCGCTGGCCATAAGGACCAAAGTTTTCCCTTTAAGCGGCGATTCAAACGTATCCTCGTCATTATCCCAATGGTAGAGCGAGAACATCCGGTCGAGGATCATGACAATAGGGGCGCTGGCGGTGAAAAAGTAGAGCGGGGTTGCGAAAACAATGACGTCGGCCGCGATCATC
This window of the Candidatus Margulisiibacteriota bacterium genome carries:
- a CDS encoding flavodoxin family protein — its product is MKKILIISGSYKRNGNTATLIDWFREGAKEAEVVRAADLKPKIIGCSSCRKCQSLKEFKCVINDDVSQLLQKMIAADVIVFATPLYFFTASAPIVMILDRMFSLYHWDNDEDTFESPLKGKTLVLMASAYEDVGLDALEKPFKLTADYTKMKFKSLLVPNAGVSGTLKRPKVRKQAVALGKSLS